The following coding sequences lie in one Betaproteobacteria bacterium genomic window:
- a CDS encoding flotillin family protein, with protein sequence MTGADFGYFILAVIAIAIVVAIVIWLLHWLYLRSSKERAFVRTGLGGQKVVVDGGAFVLPIVHDVIPVNMNTLKLEVSRGRDKALITRDRMRVDVIAEFYVRVQASPDAVAAAAQTLGQRTLQPDQLEQLIEGKFVDALRTVAAEMTMEELHEKRGEYVKRVRVVVSDDLLKNGLELESASLTQLDQTALEYFNPSNAFDAEGMTRLTEQIEKRKKQRNDIEQDTMIQIRNKNLETERMALDIDRDLEYARLSQERELEVRRAHQRADLARERADKEQEAERAQLAAREAIERARIGTERVLEEERISRERDVQAAEIERRRTVELAEQHRAIAIAEQSKAQSEAQAAADKARALAVTEEERVFTARETEMAERRKLIELVEARKEAERDALRLRLAAEAERLAAEDRGEALRAQAQAEADSDRIRAAALKIRAEIEAEATRMMNEAQNVLTLEARQSALKIKLVERLDSIIRESVKPMERIEGIKILHVDGLGGGGGGGEMGPAGFADSVVNSALRFRAQAPLVDQMLREIGIEGGDIGKLAQSVAAALPSPPDMKSE encoded by the coding sequence ATGACCGGCGCCGACTTCGGATACTTCATTCTCGCAGTGATCGCCATCGCCATCGTGGTGGCCATCGTGATCTGGCTGCTGCACTGGCTGTACTTGCGTTCGTCCAAGGAGCGGGCGTTCGTGCGGACGGGGCTCGGCGGCCAGAAGGTCGTGGTGGACGGCGGTGCATTCGTGCTGCCCATCGTGCACGACGTCATTCCGGTCAACATGAACACGCTCAAACTCGAGGTGAGCCGCGGCCGCGACAAGGCCCTCATCACGCGGGACAGGATGCGCGTCGACGTCATCGCGGAGTTCTACGTGCGCGTGCAGGCGAGTCCCGACGCGGTGGCCGCCGCCGCGCAGACGCTGGGCCAGCGCACGCTGCAGCCGGACCAGCTCGAACAGCTCATCGAGGGCAAGTTCGTCGATGCGCTGCGCACCGTCGCAGCCGAGATGACCATGGAGGAGCTGCACGAGAAGCGGGGTGAATACGTGAAGCGGGTGAGGGTGGTCGTGTCGGACGATCTGCTCAAGAACGGTCTCGAACTGGAGTCGGCGTCGCTCACCCAGCTCGACCAGACGGCGCTCGAGTACTTCAATCCCAGCAACGCGTTCGATGCCGAGGGCATGACACGGCTCACCGAGCAGATCGAGAAGCGCAAGAAGCAGCGCAACGACATCGAGCAGGACACGATGATCCAGATCCGCAACAAGAACCTGGAGACGGAGCGCATGGCGCTCGACATCGACCGCGATCTCGAGTACGCGAGGCTTTCGCAGGAACGTGAACTGGAGGTGCGGCGTGCGCACCAGCGCGCCGATCTCGCCCGCGAGCGCGCGGACAAGGAACAGGAAGCCGAGCGTGCGCAGCTCGCCGCCCGGGAAGCCATCGAGCGGGCGCGTATCGGTACCGAACGGGTGCTGGAAGAGGAGCGCATCTCGCGCGAACGCGATGTGCAGGCGGCGGAGATCGAGCGCCGCAGGACCGTGGAACTTGCCGAGCAGCACCGCGCGATCGCCATCGCCGAGCAATCGAAGGCGCAGTCCGAGGCGCAGGCCGCCGCGGACAAGGCGAGGGCGTTGGCCGTGACCGAGGAAGAGCGCGTGTTCACGGCGCGCGAGACGGAGATGGCGGAGCGCCGCAAGCTCATCGAGCTGGTCGAGGCGCGCAAGGAGGCGGAACGGGACGCGTTGCGGCTCCGGCTCGCGGCGGAGGCCGAACGGCTCGCGGCCGAGGACCGCGGAGAGGCGCTGCGCGCGCAGGCCCAGGCGGAGGCGGACAGCGACCGCATCCGGGCAGCCGCGTTGAAGATCCGCGCCGAGATCGAGGCGGAAGCCACGCGCATGATGAACGAGGCGCAGAACGTCCTCACGCTGGAGGCCCGCCAGTCGGCGCTCAAGATCAAGCTGGTGGAGCGCCTCGATTCGATCATCCGCGAGTCGGTGAAGCCCATGGAGCGCATCGAGGGCATCAAGATCCTCCACGTGGACGGCCTGGGTGGAGGCGGGGGCGGGGGTGAGATGGGGCCTGCGGGATTCGCCGACAGCGTCGTCAATTCCGCGCTGCGCTTCCGCGCCCAGGCGCCGCTCGTCGATCAGATGCTGCGGGAGATCGGCATCGAGGGCGGGGACATCGGCAAGCTGGCGCAATCGGTGGCGGCGGCCCTGCCGTCGCCGCCGGACATGAAGTCCGAGTGA
- a CDS encoding phosphoenolpyruvate hydrolase family protein — protein MPRIAREAILQKFRDMIARNEPIVGGGAGTGLSAKCEEAGGIDLIVIYNSGRYRMAGRGSLAGLMAYGNANQIVVEMAAEVLPVVRRTPVLAGVNGTDPFMITDHFLRQLIELGFSGVQNFPTVGLIDGVFRQNLEETGMGYALEVEMIRAAGALGMLTTPYVFCEADARAMARAGADIVVCHMGLTTGGAIGAETALTLADCVPRIDTLARAAREEKPDVIVLCHGGPIATPEDAQWILRQCPGVHGFYGASSMERLPTETALTEQTRKFKQISR, from the coding sequence ATGCCGCGAATCGCGCGCGAAGCGATACTGCAGAAGTTCCGCGACATGATCGCGCGGAACGAACCCATCGTCGGGGGCGGAGCGGGCACCGGGCTGTCCGCGAAATGCGAGGAGGCGGGCGGGATCGACCTCATCGTGATCTACAACTCGGGCCGTTACCGCATGGCGGGGCGCGGATCGCTCGCCGGCCTGATGGCCTACGGCAACGCCAACCAGATCGTGGTGGAGATGGCGGCCGAGGTCCTGCCGGTGGTGCGCAGGACGCCGGTGCTGGCCGGCGTGAACGGCACCGATCCGTTCATGATCACCGACCACTTCCTCCGCCAGCTCATCGAACTCGGCTTCTCCGGCGTCCAGAACTTCCCCACCGTGGGCCTCATCGACGGCGTCTTCCGGCAGAACCTGGAGGAGACCGGAATGGGATACGCCCTGGAAGTGGAGATGATCCGGGCAGCCGGAGCGCTGGGCATGCTGACGACGCCCTACGTCTTCTGCGAGGCGGACGCGCGAGCCATGGCCCGCGCCGGCGCGGACATCGTGGTGTGCCACATGGGGCTCACCACCGGCGGGGCGATCGGCGCGGAAACCGCGCTCACGCTGGCGGACTGCGTGCCACGGATAGACACCCTGGCGCGCGCCGCGCGCGAGGAGAAGCCCGACGTGATCGTCCTGTGCCACGGCGGACCGATCGCGACGCCCGAGGACGCGCAGTGGATCCTCCGGCAGTGCCCCGGTGTGCACGGCTTCTACGGTGCATCGAGCATGGAGCGGCTGCCCACCGAGACCGCACTGACCGAGCAGACCCGCAAGTTCAAGCAGATTTCCCGCTGA
- a CDS encoding SRPBCC family protein → MIRVYTSSVIDAGADAVWAVIRDFNALPAWHPLIADSRIENSQPSDKVGCVRAFRMRDGGFIREQLLSLSDYDYQCTYSILESPMPITGYVATLKLSPVTDGGRTFAEWSAEFDCEPARERELAQSIGQGVFQAGFDALKTRFGRR, encoded by the coding sequence GTGATCCGCGTCTACACCTCCAGCGTCATCGATGCCGGCGCCGATGCGGTGTGGGCCGTCATCCGTGACTTCAACGCGCTGCCCGCGTGGCATCCGCTCATCGCGGACTCCCGCATCGAGAACTCGCAGCCGTCCGACAAGGTCGGCTGCGTGCGCGCGTTCCGGATGCGCGATGGCGGGTTCATCCGGGAGCAGCTGCTGTCGCTCTCGGACTACGACTACCAGTGCACGTATTCCATTCTGGAGTCGCCGATGCCGATCACGGGCTACGTCGCCACGCTCAAGCTGTCGCCGGTCACCGATGGCGGGCGCACGTTCGCCGAGTGGAGTGCCGAGTTCGATTGCGAACCTGCTCGAGAACGCGAACTCGCGCAGAGCATCGGCCAGGGTGTGTTCCAGGCCGGGTTCGACGCCCTCAAGACGCGCTTCGGCCGTCGCTGA
- the thrH gene encoding bifunctional phosphoserine phosphatase/homoserine phosphotransferase ThrH, whose translation MKQSIVTLDMEGVLTPEIWIAVAEKTGIPELRRTTRDEPDYDKLMRGRLDILDRHGLTLSAIQEVIGTLEPLPGARAFLDEIRSFTQLLILSDTFEQFAAPLMRQLGMPTLLCHRLVVENDRIVDYRLRIPEQKKAAVQAFKSMNYRVIAAGDSFNDTSMLIEADHGYLFHAPDNVKKLFPQFPALDEYGALLNLIRAAATRD comes from the coding sequence GTGAAACAATCGATCGTTACCCTGGACATGGAGGGCGTGCTGACGCCGGAAATCTGGATCGCCGTGGCGGAGAAGACCGGCATCCCCGAACTGCGGCGCACCACGCGCGACGAACCCGACTACGACAAGCTGATGCGCGGGCGCCTTGACATCCTCGACCGGCACGGACTCACGCTGTCGGCGATCCAGGAAGTCATCGGCACCCTCGAACCGCTGCCCGGCGCGCGTGCCTTTCTCGACGAGATCCGCTCGTTCACCCAGCTCCTGATCCTCTCGGACACCTTCGAGCAGTTCGCCGCGCCGTTGATGCGCCAGCTCGGCATGCCCACGCTGCTGTGCCACCGGCTGGTGGTGGAGAACGACCGTATCGTCGACTACCGGCTGCGAATTCCGGAGCAGAAGAAAGCGGCCGTGCAGGCCTTCAAGAGCATGAACTACCGCGTGATCGCCGCGGGCGACTCGTTCAACGACACGTCCATGCTGATCGAGGCCGATCACGGCTATCTGTTCCACGCACCGGACAACGTGAAGAAGCTCTTCCCCCAGTTTCCGGCGCTCGACGAGTACGGCGCCCTCTTGAACCTGATCCGGGCGGCTGCAACACGCGACTGA
- a CDS encoding ABC transporter permease, translating into MPTMRDDTLLLDVRELDVFYGRAHALQGVSFTLGKGVLAVVGRNGMGKTTLCNAITGLVPSMGSIRLGGQEIRGLPANRITGLGIGYVPQGRRVWPSLTVDEHLRLVERGGRGAWDLQRVYRTFPRLAERRRNGGAQLSGGEQQMLAIGRALLLNPRLLVMDEPTEGLAPVIVEQVSEMLSGLAREGDVTILLVEQNLGVALEVADTVAVMVNGRIARMLPAAELARDHELQQRLLGVTSGSEDTDAAETAAAPSAEPARVFTVRRAGDDALPRSPQTEAPGHVRGFTRWNEANPDVAALDVPVRTGRDAKETLSPPDADATESASLAWPEAASSSMGDVVYVAGTFDTKGRELAYLRSCLDRLGVRTVTVDLSTSGKPSSANVGPNEVARHHARGAHAVFTGDRGSSVEAMAAAFERFILTRRDLGGLISAGGSGGTALATRAMRRLAVGVPKLMVSTVASGDVKPYVGPSDICMMYSVTDVSGINRISERVLANAAHAMAGMVQNARRIRERPASKPAIGLTMFGVTTPCVQAVTKALEERYDCLTFHATGTGGQSMEKLADSGLLSAVLDITTTEVADEIVGGVFSAGPERFESVIRTRLPYVGSCGALDMVNFFAMDTVPGQFRGRTLHRHNSNVTLMRTSAEECARIGAWIAERLNRMEGPVRFVLPEGGVSMLDAPGKPFWDPEADRALFTAIEKEFRPTSKRRLVRTPWNINDPEFVSCLLDQFREIEPAGAVPDRSQSGR; encoded by the coding sequence ATGCCGACGATGCGCGACGACACTCTGCTGCTCGACGTCCGGGAACTGGATGTCTTCTACGGCCGGGCCCACGCGCTGCAGGGCGTGTCGTTCACGCTCGGCAAGGGTGTGCTGGCGGTCGTGGGACGCAACGGCATGGGCAAGACCACGCTCTGCAACGCGATCACGGGTCTGGTGCCCAGCATGGGCAGCATCCGGCTGGGCGGGCAGGAGATCCGAGGCCTGCCGGCCAATCGCATCACCGGCCTGGGGATCGGGTACGTGCCGCAAGGTCGCCGCGTCTGGCCCTCGCTTACCGTGGACGAGCATTTGCGGCTCGTGGAACGCGGCGGCCGCGGCGCCTGGGACCTGCAGCGCGTCTATCGCACGTTTCCCCGGCTGGCGGAGCGCCGCCGCAACGGCGGGGCGCAGCTCTCCGGCGGGGAGCAGCAGATGCTGGCGATCGGCCGGGCGCTGCTGCTCAATCCGAGATTGCTGGTCATGGACGAGCCCACCGAAGGCCTGGCGCCGGTGATCGTCGAGCAGGTGTCGGAGATGCTCTCCGGCCTCGCCCGCGAAGGCGACGTGACCATCCTGCTCGTCGAGCAGAATCTCGGTGTGGCGCTCGAGGTGGCGGATACCGTCGCCGTCATGGTGAACGGCCGCATCGCACGCATGCTGCCCGCCGCGGAACTGGCGCGCGACCACGAACTGCAGCAGCGTCTTCTGGGCGTCACGTCGGGAAGCGAGGACACCGACGCCGCCGAGACCGCAGCTGCGCCGTCTGCCGAGCCTGCGCGCGTATTCACGGTCCGGCGTGCCGGGGACGATGCGTTGCCCAGGTCACCCCAGACCGAGGCACCGGGCCACGTGCGCGGATTCACTCGATGGAACGAGGCGAATCCCGATGTCGCGGCCCTCGACGTGCCGGTCCGGACCGGACGCGATGCGAAGGAAACGCTCTCACCGCCCGACGCCGATGCCACGGAGAGCGCATCCCTGGCATGGCCGGAGGCCGCGTCCAGCAGCATGGGCGATGTCGTCTACGTGGCGGGCACGTTCGACACCAAGGGCCGCGAACTCGCCTACCTGCGTAGCTGTCTCGACCGGCTCGGCGTGCGCACGGTCACGGTGGATCTTTCCACTTCCGGCAAGCCTTCGTCCGCCAACGTCGGGCCGAACGAGGTGGCGCGGCATCATGCGCGCGGGGCGCATGCGGTGTTCACAGGCGACCGCGGATCATCGGTGGAAGCGATGGCCGCTGCCTTCGAGCGGTTCATCCTCACGCGGCGTGACCTGGGCGGATTGATCTCGGCCGGGGGGTCCGGAGGGACCGCGCTTGCGACGCGCGCGATGCGCCGGCTTGCCGTGGGGGTGCCGAAGCTCATGGTCTCCACCGTGGCCTCGGGCGATGTCAAACCCTACGTCGGTCCTTCGGACATCTGCATGATGTACTCCGTGACCGACGTGTCGGGGATCAACCGGATTTCGGAACGGGTGCTCGCCAACGCCGCGCACGCCATGGCGGGCATGGTGCAGAACGCCCGGCGCATCCGCGAGCGGCCTGCGAGCAAGCCGGCGATCGGACTCACCATGTTCGGTGTCACCACCCCGTGCGTGCAGGCCGTGACCAAGGCGCTCGAGGAACGATACGATTGCCTCACGTTCCACGCCACCGGGACAGGCGGTCAGTCGATGGAGAAGCTGGCCGACTCCGGATTGCTGTCCGCCGTGCTGGACATCACGACCACCGAGGTGGCCGACGAGATCGTGGGCGGCGTCTTCTCGGCCGGACCGGAGCGTTTCGAATCCGTCATCCGGACCCGGCTGCCCTATGTGGGCTCGTGCGGTGCGCTGGACATGGTGAATTTCTTTGCCATGGACACCGTTCCGGGTCAGTTCCGCGGCCGCACCCTGCATCGCCACAACTCGAACGTGACGCTCATGCGCACCTCGGCGGAGGAATGCGCGCGCATCGGCGCATGGATCGCCGAGCGGTTGAACCGCATGGAAGGCCCGGTGCGATTCGTCCTGCCGGAAGGCGGCGTGTCCATGCTCGATGCTCCGGGCAAGCCCTTCTGGGATCCCGAGGCCGACCGCGCGCTCTTCACCGCCATCGAGAAGGAGTTCCGTCCCACGTCGAAACGCAGGCTCGTGCGCACGCCGTGGAACATCAACGATCCGGAATTCGTGTCGTGTCTGCTCGACCAGTTCCGGGAGATCGAACCGGCCGGCGCCGTGCCGGACCGGTCGCAGTCCGGTCGCTGA
- a CDS encoding DUF111 family protein — MSRQILILAQVDDASGEVLQDVAERLHGLGARNLQILASVGKKARPAHVLLIDADETLEEEIALLLGIELGLWGYRVLESRHRHFEIVKERRHAVVRMGKVEASASVGVKRISSGGRLLGLKVEHDDLAALRDKLESCGERVALPRLRAALEEGLREISDGGPLEVSL; from the coding sequence ATGAGCCGCCAGATCCTGATCCTTGCGCAGGTCGACGATGCCTCGGGCGAAGTGCTGCAGGACGTCGCCGAACGGTTGCACGGGCTGGGTGCGCGGAATCTGCAGATCCTCGCCAGCGTGGGCAAGAAGGCACGGCCTGCCCATGTCCTGCTCATCGATGCCGACGAGACGCTGGAGGAAGAGATCGCGCTGCTGCTGGGGATCGAACTGGGCCTGTGGGGATACCGGGTGCTCGAATCGCGTCATCGCCACTTCGAGATCGTCAAGGAACGCAGGCACGCCGTGGTGCGGATGGGCAAGGTCGAGGCGAGTGCATCGGTGGGCGTGAAGCGGATCAGTTCCGGCGGCCGGCTTCTGGGCCTCAAGGTGGAACACGACGATCTCGCGGCACTGCGTGACAAGCTCGAATCGTGTGGCGAGCGGGTGGCGCTCCCGAGACTGCGGGCTGCCCTGGAGGAAGGGCTGCGTGAGATCTCCGATGGTGGGCCGCTGGAAGTCAGCCTTTAG
- a CDS encoding DUF839 domain-containing protein has protein sequence MNKLHVAVLMALASQANAATTYFDSFTPLTGTIAAGSLPEAEPFRLSSPNFSQVTIADRATQNSLVPASNSGNWDMQTANETGPDAGRYLFTPFETNTAGVQRIDLWDANYNTRTVTIVAPGTQSFVAGDASRWTPWGSYLTAEESWGTGSSRGRLFEVTNPTTAGANGGNFVVRNVIPRTSHEGLAFDKSNTMYYIDELNGGSVYKYVSNTPNATNGDDYFASGQSFVMRVGDGAAFGGTGSASWIAITDTNGAGLAGTVSASVPVNPANPGEGSITIVDARATADVGRNGNLGAEIANPTTSFLGTEYNRPEDLEIQDRADGSQAIYFTTTDTHQVFSMILGTDGSTTVKLFADRNTLDMATGLAVGNTFSNPDNLAIDAEGNIYIIEDNPGGRADIWFAKDADRDGVAESVGMWATLSTAGAEPTGLYFDKFNPNVAYVNVQHPDSDIDRTIQITAVPEPETYALMAAGLGILGFAARRRKQ, from the coding sequence ATGAACAAACTCCACGTTGCCGTTCTCATGGCATTGGCGTCGCAAGCCAATGCAGCCACGACTTACTTCGACAGTTTCACGCCGCTCACGGGCACCATCGCTGCCGGCAGCCTGCCGGAAGCGGAGCCCTTCCGTCTTTCGTCGCCGAACTTCTCCCAGGTCACCATCGCCGATCGCGCCACGCAGAACTCCCTCGTCCCGGCGTCCAATTCCGGCAACTGGGACATGCAGACGGCGAACGAGACGGGCCCGGATGCGGGACGTTACCTGTTCACGCCGTTCGAGACGAACACGGCTGGCGTGCAACGGATCGACTTGTGGGATGCCAACTACAACACCCGCACGGTGACCATCGTCGCCCCCGGCACGCAGAGCTTCGTTGCCGGCGACGCTTCCCGTTGGACGCCGTGGGGCAGCTACCTGACCGCCGAGGAGTCATGGGGAACGGGTAGCAGCCGTGGCCGCCTGTTCGAAGTCACGAATCCGACGACGGCCGGCGCCAACGGCGGCAATTTCGTCGTTCGCAACGTCATTCCCCGCACCTCTCACGAAGGACTGGCGTTCGACAAGAGCAACACCATGTACTACATCGACGAGCTGAACGGCGGCTCGGTCTACAAGTACGTTTCGAACACCCCCAACGCCACCAACGGCGACGACTACTTCGCCTCCGGTCAGAGTTTCGTGATGCGAGTGGGCGACGGTGCCGCCTTCGGCGGGACGGGCTCGGCAAGCTGGATCGCGATTACCGACACCAACGGCGCCGGTCTTGCCGGCACGGTCTCGGCCAGCGTGCCGGTCAATCCGGCGAATCCCGGTGAAGGTTCGATCACGATCGTCGACGCACGGGCCACGGCGGACGTGGGTCGCAACGGCAACCTGGGTGCCGAGATCGCCAACCCGACCACCAGCTTCCTGGGCACGGAATACAACCGGCCGGAGGACCTGGAGATTCAGGACCGCGCCGACGGTTCGCAGGCGATCTACTTCACGACGACCGACACGCATCAGGTCTTCTCGATGATCCTCGGCACCGACGGCAGCACGACCGTCAAGCTGTTCGCAGACCGCAACACCCTCGACATGGCGACGGGTCTCGCGGTAGGCAACACCTTCTCCAACCCCGACAACCTGGCGATCGACGCCGAAGGCAACATCTACATCATCGAGGACAACCCGGGCGGCCGTGCCGACATCTGGTTCGCCAAGGATGCGGATCGCGACGGTGTGGCCGAATCCGTCGGCATGTGGGCCACGCTGAGCACCGCGGGTGCGGAACCCACGGGTCTGTACTTCGACAAGTTCAACCCGAATGTCGCCTACGTGAACGTGCAGCATCCCGACTCCGACATCGACCGCACGATCCAGATCACGGCCGTTCCCGAGCCCGAGACGTATGCCCTGATGGCCGCTGGCCTGGGGATCCTCGGATTCGCCGCCCGTCGTCGCAAGCAGTAA
- a CDS encoding SRPBCC family protein, protein MTMQRVQRSAIIDAPIGRVWEILRDFNSHTEWHPIVASSSIEGGEPSDRVGCVRSFVLRDGAHVREQLIALSDREHRFTYCILDADVPLERYVATVQLKPVTDGNRTFWHWQSTFRTPAGRERELADLVGRDVYEGGIAGLRRYLQQGARFAQPDVAGDRILEGDAVTFERTGGPDVLVMGRAAARPPAPGEARVRHTAIGVNFLDVYVRRGSVPLASPGMPLGVEAAGVVVDVGAEVANVVPGDRVAYAMLPPGAYCQVRTVPASQLVRLPDSVDDVAAASVLLKGLTAEFLLFRLHPLRAGETVLVHAAAGGLGSLVCPWARALGARVIGTVSSESKAREARERGCHEVIVTREYNFADALKRATGGRGADLIIDGLGEKGVRDNVASLARFGHWISIGDASGPLPPLSPDALIHQSATFSRPVIFHYTEDPVRLSAMAERLWDALGRSVIRPPPGTTFPLQSAAEAHRRLESRATTGALVLVP, encoded by the coding sequence ATGACGATGCAGAGGGTCCAGCGCTCGGCCATCATCGATGCGCCGATCGGGCGCGTGTGGGAGATCCTGCGCGATTTCAACAGCCATACGGAATGGCATCCGATCGTCGCAAGTTCGTCGATCGAAGGCGGGGAACCGTCCGACCGGGTCGGTTGCGTGCGCAGTTTCGTGCTTCGGGACGGCGCGCACGTGCGCGAGCAACTGATCGCGCTGTCGGACCGCGAACACCGTTTCACGTACTGCATCCTCGACGCCGACGTGCCGCTGGAACGGTATGTGGCAACCGTTCAGCTGAAACCGGTCACCGACGGCAACCGGACGTTCTGGCACTGGCAATCGACATTTCGGACGCCGGCGGGACGAGAACGCGAGCTTGCCGATCTCGTCGGGCGCGACGTCTACGAGGGCGGCATCGCGGGCTTGCGGCGATACCTGCAGCAGGGGGCGCGTTTCGCGCAGCCCGACGTCGCGGGCGACCGGATTCTGGAGGGAGACGCCGTCACATTCGAACGCACGGGCGGGCCTGACGTGCTGGTGATGGGCCGCGCCGCTGCCCGTCCGCCCGCTCCCGGCGAGGCGCGCGTCCGCCATACCGCCATCGGGGTGAACTTCCTCGACGTCTATGTGCGTCGCGGCAGCGTTCCGCTGGCGTCGCCGGGGATGCCTCTGGGCGTGGAGGCCGCCGGAGTGGTCGTGGACGTCGGCGCGGAAGTCGCCAATGTCGTCCCCGGAGACCGCGTGGCGTACGCGATGCTTCCTCCCGGCGCCTATTGCCAGGTGCGCACGGTGCCGGCGTCGCAACTCGTCCGTCTGCCGGATTCCGTCGACGACGTCGCGGCGGCATCGGTGCTGCTGAAGGGGCTGACCGCGGAGTTCCTGCTGTTTCGCCTGCATCCGTTGCGGGCGGGGGAGACGGTGCTAGTGCACGCGGCGGCCGGGGGTCTGGGATCGCTGGTGTGTCCCTGGGCCCGTGCCCTCGGCGCCCGCGTGATCGGGACCGTGTCGTCGGAGAGCAAGGCGCGCGAGGCGCGCGAACGCGGCTGCCACGAAGTCATCGTGACGCGCGAGTACAACTTCGCCGATGCGCTCAAGCGCGCCACCGGTGGCCGCGGTGCCGATCTCATCATCGATGGGCTGGGCGAGAAGGGGGTTCGGGACAACGTCGCCTCGCTTGCCCGGTTCGGCCACTGGATCAGCATCGGCGATGCCAGCGGTCCCCTGCCGCCCCTGTCCCCGGATGCGCTCATCCACCAGAGCGCGACGTTCTCGCGCCCCGTGATCTTCCACTACACCGAGGATCCGGTCCGACTGTCCGCGATGGCCGAACGGTTGTGGGATGCCCTGGGCAGGAGCGTGATCCGTCCCCCGCCGGGGACGACGTTTCCCTTGCAGTCGGCCGCGGAGGCGCACCGGCGGCTCGAATCGAGAGCGACGACGGGAGCGCTGGTGCTGGTTCCTTGA
- a CDS encoding PEP-CTERM sorting domain-containing protein, whose amino-acid sequence MRPLLLSVAVATALAGSLSTAHAVNTVGSLSNFDAINDTGGETIGFEIEIEDIHSSDVLYTFGGPYSRYGDPTVHANGTGTGAIVRWVAGWDSASSTFKDILGGHGTPIAPAGISPGGHDCYSGGPVGNYLSSGCEHFGISLGAPQGATTYRWLVADVANPGSFVGGNNVRLPAPIFNVTPNADPAQAPVVQAVIPAPIPENEVEGGEGRYSDAFWMKRIKTSVETEDELKLEQLLNGDDPNMLFNVETETEYEWYLMQSKNGVLDSGEHVMDIKPGNGKKSVAIRYEFYEFGGTYDPESHEAWCSDEANCEDLGLNGADMTDDDVAPYRGAYLGAQMAGVNLVPVPEPETWAMLGLGFLFMAGRLHSVRKRR is encoded by the coding sequence ATGAGACCACTTCTGTTGTCCGTTGCAGTCGCGACCGCGCTGGCCGGATCGCTTTCCACCGCACATGCCGTCAACACCGTGGGTTCGCTGAGCAACTTCGATGCAATCAACGATACCGGTGGCGAGACCATCGGCTTCGAGATCGAGATCGAGGACATCCACAGTTCCGACGTGCTGTACACCTTCGGTGGACCGTACAGCCGATACGGAGACCCCACCGTCCACGCCAACGGAACGGGGACCGGTGCCATCGTGCGCTGGGTGGCGGGCTGGGATTCGGCCTCGTCCACTTTCAAGGACATCCTGGGTGGCCACGGGACACCGATCGCACCGGCCGGCATTTCGCCGGGCGGACACGACTGCTACAGCGGCGGACCGGTGGGCAACTATCTGTCGAGCGGCTGTGAGCACTTCGGCATAAGTCTCGGGGCGCCGCAGGGCGCCACGACGTACCGCTGGCTGGTCGCCGATGTCGCCAACCCGGGCAGCTTCGTGGGTGGCAACAACGTTCGCCTGCCCGCGCCGATCTTCAACGTCACCCCCAATGCGGATCCTGCGCAGGCTCCCGTCGTTCAGGCCGTGATTCCGGCGCCCATCCCCGAGAACGAAGTGGAAGGTGGAGAAGGCCGCTACAGCGATGCCTTCTGGATGAAGCGCATCAAGACCTCCGTGGAAACCGAAGACGAGCTGAAGCTCGAACAGCTCCTCAACGGCGACGACCCCAACATGCTGTTCAACGTCGAAACCGAGACCGAGTACGAGTGGTACCTCATGCAGAGCAAGAACGGGGTGCTGGATTCCGGGGAGCACGTGATGGACATCAAGCCCGGGAACGGCAAGAAGTCCGTGGCCATCCGTTACGAGTTCTACGAGTTCGGGGGCACGTACGATCCGGAGAGTCACGAGGCTTGGTGCAGTGATGAGGCCAACTGCGAAGACCTCGGGCTGAACGGCGCCGACATGACCGACGACGACGTCGCTCCCTACCGCGGTGCCTATCTTGGCGCCCAGATGGCCGGCGTGAACCTCGTGCCCGTGCCCGAGCCGGAGACATGGGCCATGCTGGGACTGGGCTTCCTGTTCATGGCCGGACGCCTTCACTCGGTTCGCAAGCGGCGCTGA